The Metamycoplasma phocicerebrale genome includes a region encoding these proteins:
- a CDS encoding tRNA1(Val) (adenine(37)-N6)-methyltransferase — MKKEQIIKNNLGYGGDLFVYQDKSMFNYSVDTILLGNFLAINRNVSNILEIGANNGALSIFIAARSKKIKIDAIEIQSKAVELAKKNINLNKFNNQINIIEADFKEYAKDYAFKCGNKLAKKYSSIVANPPYYNENYNQTRTTGTNEQKLATHEINLNLEQLVSLSSKIIEQKGYLTIVLPMARYIDLIYLLRKYNFEPKRVQLVYTRINSQPKFCLVEARFNSGWGTYFEPNIYLHNEDINDHSYRLETQKLYVPIKAKGEK; from the coding sequence ATGAAAAAAGAGCAAATTATTAAAAATAATTTAGGTTATGGTGGAGATTTATTTGTATACCAAGATAAAAGTATGTTTAATTATTCGGTAGATACAATTTTATTGGGTAATTTTTTAGCTATTAATCGCAATGTTTCTAATATTTTGGAAATTGGCGCAAATAATGGAGCTCTTTCTATTTTTATTGCTGCTCGATCAAAAAAAATAAAAATAGATGCAATTGAAATTCAATCAAAAGCAGTTGAACTAGCTAAAAAAAATATAAATTTAAATAAATTTAATAATCAAATTAATATTATAGAAGCAGATTTTAAAGAATATGCAAAAGATTACGCTTTTAAATGTGGAAATAAATTAGCTAAAAAATATTCTTCTATCGTTGCCAATCCACCTTATTATAATGAAAATTATAATCAGACTAGAACAACTGGTACAAATGAACAAAAACTAGCTACCCATGAAATAAATTTAAATTTAGAACAATTAGTATCTTTATCTTCAAAAATTATCGAACAAAAAGGTTATTTAACAATAGTTTTACCTATGGCTAGATATATTGATTTAATTTACTTATTAAGAAAATATAATTTTGAACCTAAAAGAGTACAATTGGTTTATACTAGAATTAATAGTCAACCTAAATTTTGTTTAGTTGAAGCAAGATTTAATTCAGGTTGAGGAACATATTTTGAACCAAATATATATTTACACAATGAAGATATAAATGATCATTCTTATCGTTTAGAAACTCAAAAGTTATATGTTCCTATCAAAGCTAAAGGAGAAAAATAA
- the metG gene encoding methionine--tRNA ligase: MNNTNKKTFYITTPIYYPSGNLHIGHLLTTTLAWVYRNFKKTQGYDTFFSTGIDEHGQKIQKKAEESNLDPQKYVDMQSKKFEDLWNRLNIDYDYYSRTTNIDHENTIIKVFQKMYEKGYIYKDSYSGLYSVSDEEFFTKTQAVFKNNKYYHPSSNHELQEIEEESYFFDMKKFQPWIKEFFNKETDFLTNKSTHKELLNNFLNKGLEDLSITRVSFDWGIKIPKNDYNDQKQHVIYVWLDALFSYLTALGYQTNDNSNYLKYWENGNERVHVLAKEISRFHSIYWPIFLKSLDINLPTKEVVHSWIITPEGKMSKSKGNVIEPIPLIEKYGPEEIKYFFSSQVNINNDFSFSEELLINVLNADLANNFGNLVNRTIKMINQNFDNGTKYIHENIQEIDNSILLELSNIYNEYVNYFNDFQADKALKVAIALSSKLNEYIDLTKPWLLKENLTRLNVVLNTLLNGIYVVTLMFSVVMPNKCATISQFLNQKNLKKEDITNFSKFDNINPNANKILFARIDKK, from the coding sequence ATGAATAATACTAATAAAAAAACTTTTTACATTACAACTCCTATTTATTATCCTAGTGGTAATCTTCATATAGGACATTTATTAACTACAACTTTAGCTTGAGTATATCGTAATTTTAAAAAAACTCAAGGATACGATACTTTTTTTAGTACTGGCATAGATGAACATGGTCAAAAAATTCAAAAAAAGGCTGAAGAAAGTAATCTAGACCCTCAAAAATATGTGGATATGCAATCTAAAAAATTTGAAGATTTATGAAATAGATTAAATATAGATTATGACTATTATAGTCGCACCACTAATATAGATCATGAAAACACAATAATTAAAGTATTTCAAAAAATGTATGAAAAAGGTTATATTTATAAAGATAGTTATTCTGGATTGTATTCAGTAAGTGATGAAGAATTTTTTACTAAAACACAAGCTGTTTTTAAAAATAATAAATACTATCATCCAAGTTCTAACCATGAACTTCAAGAAATAGAGGAAGAAAGTTATTTTTTTGATATGAAAAAATTTCAACCTTGAATTAAAGAATTTTTTAACAAAGAAACTGATTTTTTAACTAATAAAAGTACTCATAAAGAACTATTAAATAATTTTTTAAATAAGGGATTAGAAGATTTATCAATTACTAGAGTTTCTTTTGATTGGGGTATTAAAATTCCTAAGAATGATTATAATGATCAAAAGCAACATGTTATTTATGTGTGATTAGATGCTTTGTTTAGTTATTTAACAGCTTTAGGCTATCAAACTAATGACAATTCTAACTATCTTAAATATTGAGAAAATGGAAATGAAAGAGTACATGTTTTAGCTAAAGAAATTTCACGTTTCCATTCTATTTATTGACCAATATTTTTAAAATCTTTAGATATAAATTTACCAACAAAAGAAGTAGTACATTCTTGAATAATTACTCCTGAAGGCAAAATGTCGAAATCTAAAGGAAACGTTATTGAACCTATTCCCTTAATTGAAAAATATGGGCCAGAAGAAATAAAATACTTTTTTAGTTCACAAGTTAATATAAATAATGATTTTTCTTTTAGTGAAGAACTTTTAATAAATGTTTTAAATGCCGATTTAGCTAATAATTTTGGTAATTTGGTAAATAGAACTATTAAAATGATTAATCAAAATTTTGATAATGGTACAAAATATATACATGAAAATATTCAAGAAATTGATAACAGTATTCTTTTAGAATTATCTAATATATATAATGAATATGTAAATTATTTTAATGATTTTCAAGCTGATAAAGCATTAAAAGTAGCTATTGCTTTATCTTCAAAATTAAATGAATATATAGATTTAACAAAGCCATGATTATTAAAAGAAAATTTAACTAGACTTAATGTAGTTTTAAACACTTTATTAAATGGTATTTATGTAGTAACCTTAATGTTTTCAGTTGTAATGCCTAATAAGTGTGCTACAATATCACAATTTTTAAATCAAAAAAATCTAAAAAAAGAAGATATAACTAATTTTTCTAAATTTGATAATATTAATCCTAATGCAAATAAAATTTTATTTGCAAGAATAGATAAAAAATAA
- the obgE gene encoding GTPase ObgE: protein MKFIDEVNIIAIAGKGGDGIISFRREAHVDKGGPDGGDGGNGGSIFFQGDPGQNTLLPFYYQNKIKAEDGENGKPKNAYGRGGKDSIIKVPLGTMVYKDGQLIADIISEEKYLIAKGGEGGKGNLRFKSSRNTAPRICENGTAGEKLELHLTLKVLADVGFLGKPSAGKSTLLSMISNAKPKIADYDFTTLVPQLGLVKYYDKSFVVADLPGLIEKASEGKGLGIQFLKHIERCRLICHIIDFGSKYKNPIEDYEVINKELKSYNLKLEKLPQVIIANKKDLEYFGVHIKEFRQKYPKLKLIENSAFINSNIEEIKKELWNSLEKSKSSMLDRIKDNNEDVVVIQLAKNPIEIKKLSNGTYEIIGDEVCKIYDKVPVISQDNLWRFNAKLKSLGVFELIKNSKVKDGDTIKIKDYEFIWNSENF, encoded by the coding sequence ATGAAATTTATAGATGAAGTTAATATTATAGCAATAGCAGGAAAAGGTGGTGACGGCATCATCAGTTTTCGTCGTGAAGCCCATGTTGATAAAGGTGGTCCAGATGGAGGTGATGGAGGTAACGGAGGTTCAATTTTTTTTCAAGGAGATCCTGGCCAAAACACTTTATTACCTTTTTATTATCAAAATAAAATAAAAGCTGAAGATGGAGAAAATGGTAAACCTAAAAATGCTTATGGTAGAGGAGGAAAAGACTCAATTATAAAAGTACCATTAGGAACAATGGTTTACAAAGACGGTCAATTAATAGCTGATATAATTTCTGAAGAAAAATATTTAATTGCTAAAGGCGGAGAAGGCGGAAAGGGAAATTTAAGATTTAAATCTTCAAGAAACACTGCACCAAGAATTTGTGAAAATGGAACCGCTGGTGAAAAATTAGAATTACACCTGACTTTAAAAGTTTTAGCTGATGTTGGGTTTTTAGGCAAACCAAGCGCAGGTAAAAGTACATTGCTTTCAATGATTTCAAATGCAAAACCTAAAATAGCAGATTATGATTTTACTACCCTCGTTCCACAATTAGGTTTAGTGAAATATTATGATAAATCATTTGTTGTAGCCGATCTTCCCGGCCTTATTGAAAAAGCTTCAGAAGGAAAGGGATTAGGTATTCAATTTTTAAAACATATAGAACGTTGTAGATTAATATGTCATATTATTGACTTTGGTTCAAAATATAAAAATCCTATTGAAGATTATGAAGTTATAAATAAGGAATTAAAATCTTACAATCTTAAATTAGAAAAATTACCACAGGTTATTATTGCTAATAAAAAAGATTTAGAATATTTTGGTGTTCATATTAAAGAATTTAGACAAAAATATCCAAAATTAAAATTAATTGAAAATTCCGCATTTATAAATTCTAACATTGAAGAAATTAAAAAAGAATTATGAAATTCATTAGAAAAATCTAAGTCTTCAATGTTAGATCGAATTAAAGATAATAATGAAGATGTTGTTGTTATTCAGTTAGCAAAAAATCCTATTGAAATAAAAAAACTTTCAAATGGTACTTATGAAATAATAGGGGATGAGGTTTGTAAAATTTATGATAAAGTACCTGTAATTTCTCAAGATAACTTGTGAAGATTTAATGCTAAATTAAAATCATTGGGTGTTTTTGAATTAATTAAAAATTCAAAAGTTAAAGATGGAGACACAATAAAAATTAAGGATTATGAATTTATATGAAATTCTGAAAATTTTTAA
- a CDS encoding APC family permease — MKGNIMAEEQMVVTSSTKKKISFFAAIMVVIGSSIGVGIFLRSKSVLEYSAGNIALALATWLIAGFAVITLALALVEVASGRNDNLGMIGWTKAFNTLYIYKANKFFMTYLYLPFTYFFMPYYVIVQFQDGFQGFGMTTTFGNSESAPWFYFLIGLVLTLWMLFSAGLSGRAGNIQNLIITSVKFIPLVAIVIVGFYYFATQRLGGSDSVWTPITVDNLFDKSSNSFLRLTPVLGIFGSLAGIFFAFDGFYVSAGIQSEMKNPEKTPAALVVGLFTMTGIYILIAAAMSLGAKSGGFYDFGGLLSKSGHGWAFGAINIMIAIGVIGILNGFSMWATRFVEDLIKEGEIFVPAKAYRYMKHSNTPIIGTLFCLILSLPFMIVFTVIGAYAYLDFWGVDGATPADTVYGWNIGRLLSFSDLMADWMAVFAFAFIAFSIIGVLENRKKHFIAVKENKHTVWAGYVAIFMVMITMIIKMLDPFISLGITLGRYMTPGADLNALKPDLIAYSATSGLFILYMVIMFASTPIERRIALSNKVKYDRILNGEYCECEADKYCPCKIADIREAKELNDLVLHSYASARLS; from the coding sequence ATGAAAGGAAATATTATGGCCGAAGAACAAATGGTTGTTACTTCAAGCACAAAGAAAAAAATTAGTTTCTTTGCAGCCATCATGGTTGTTATTGGTTCATCAATCGGTGTTGGGATTTTTCTAAGATCTAAATCAGTTCTAGAATACTCAGCAGGAAATATTGCTTTAGCTTTAGCAACATGATTGATCGCTGGTTTTGCTGTAATTACTTTAGCTCTAGCACTAGTTGAAGTAGCTTCAGGACGTAACGACAACTTAGGTATGATTGGTTGAACAAAAGCTTTTAATACATTGTATATTTATAAAGCTAATAAGTTCTTTATGACTTATCTATATCTTCCATTTACATACTTTTTCATGCCTTACTATGTAATCGTACAATTCCAAGATGGATTTCAAGGTTTTGGCATGACAACTACATTTGGAAATTCAGAATCAGCTCCATGATTCTACTTCTTAATTGGTTTAGTATTAACTCTTTGAATGTTGTTTTCAGCAGGTCTAAGTGGACGTGCAGGAAATATTCAAAACTTAATTATTACATCAGTTAAGTTTATTCCTTTAGTAGCTATTGTTATTGTAGGTTTCTATTACTTCGCTACTCAACGTTTAGGAGGATCAGATTCAGTTTGAACTCCAATTACAGTTGATAATTTATTTGACAAGAGTTCAAACTCATTCTTAAGATTAACTCCAGTATTAGGAATTTTCGGATCATTAGCAGGTATCTTCTTTGCTTTTGATGGTTTCTATGTTTCAGCTGGTATTCAATCTGAAATGAAAAACCCAGAAAAAACTCCTGCTGCTTTAGTTGTTGGTTTATTCACAATGACAGGTATTTATATACTAATTGCAGCAGCTATGTCATTGGGTGCTAAATCAGGTGGATTCTATGACTTTGGTGGTTTATTAAGCAAAAGTGGTCATGGATGAGCTTTTGGTGCTATTAACATTATGATAGCAATTGGTGTTATCGGTATCTTAAACGGTTTCTCAATGTGAGCAACACGTTTCGTTGAAGACTTAATTAAGGAAGGAGAAATTTTCGTTCCTGCTAAAGCTTATAGATACATGAAACACTCAAACACTCCAATTATTGGAACATTATTCTGTTTAATTTTATCATTACCATTTATGATTGTATTTACAGTTATAGGTGCTTATGCATATCTAGACTTCTGAGGTGTTGATGGTGCAACTCCAGCTGACACTGTATATGGATGAAACATCGGTAGATTATTATCGTTCTCAGACTTAATGGCTGACTGAATGGCAGTATTCGCATTTGCATTCATTGCATTTTCAATTATTGGTGTTCTAGAAAACAGAAAGAAACACTTCATTGCAGTTAAAGAAAATAAACACACTGTATGAGCAGGTTATGTAGCTATATTTATGGTTATGATAACAATGATTATTAAGATGTTAGATCCATTTATTTCATTGGGTATAACATTAGGTAGATATATGACTCCAGGAGCAGACTTAAATGCTCTAAAACCTGACTTAATTGCTTACTCAGCAACATCAGGATTATTCATTCTATACATGGTAATCATGTTTGCTTCTACTCCAATCGAAAGAAGAATAGCATTATCAAATAAAGTTAAATATGACAGAATTTTAAATGGTGAATACTGTGAATGTGAAGCTGATAAATACTGCCCATGTAAAATTGCAGATATTAGAGAAGCTAAAGAACTAAATGATTTAGTTCTACACTCATATGCATCAGCTCGTTTATCATAA
- a CDS encoding cation-translocating P-type ATPase yields the protein MKKQLEVLPEITNEMLNTNMKLGLNNEEASLRHKTFGKNELNKTKKANPFLVYLSQFKDILVIILMFASLLSYIFAIISGVRNNWNFDSKLVVEFVEPSIIMFVVLSNSLIGAIQEIKSAKAVDALSKLNPLQAKVMRNGSLINLNSSEITIGDVVILEAGDVVPADGYLLFSSNLSAIESSLTGESEPAYKDYMAKRDFDLALGDRKFMLYSSSIIATGTGYYVVSAIGSQTELGKISSLVSSQKQSLSPLQIKINRLGKIFGYVGIALFLASILMQLLFAIPNTAHFKDMYFWSTVIVNGVSLAVAAIPEGLIAFSSIILAIGIQKMAKKNAIVKGLMAVESLGSCGIICSDKTGTLTQNKMTIVNLYDFKTNKIDNLSNLKIDNSFLKLIEYGSLCSEANLVFEDGEYKPVGDPTEVAFLYSLEKFSKYKTKADLINEYHRISVLPFDSDRKLMSTINKINDKYLVIVKGAPDVLINKSFLDNKQKDLILKKNNEWANNAYRVLAIASKEISKKDLDKFKKLNSNQKNAFLEKELNFDGLVAMIDPPRQEAKDAISICRSAGIKPVMITGDNINTAIAIAKSLDIYRDGDKTITGIELDKISDEDLANSIEKYSVYARVKPEDKLRIVNAWQKRNQVVAMTGDGVNDAPALKKADIGCAMGITGTEASKQAADMILADDNFSTIVSAVKNGRSIYQKIKNVIQNLLITSIAEIILVFFGLIIFKLIFNSWTELAGKEIYILSATQLLWINLFTHGFPAIALGLQDSKENYMNQRPISKYESIFANYMGINTLWQGILIGIMSMVAYYLGALWAKYNDPNNILGAASTVAFLVLGITATFNSINLMSKKPAIMSNPIFYWKVYSSVIFSLIFLLLVAFVNPIAKVFKGHEQLSNSPILIAYGLGIPLILIPIYFVHKIILLSIEKKNNKFKKIKEFEMILSPKEIKQINKK from the coding sequence ATGAAAAAACAATTAGAAGTTTTGCCAGAAATAACAAATGAAATGTTAAATACTAATATGAAATTAGGTTTAAATAATGAAGAAGCTAGTTTAAGACATAAAACTTTTGGAAAAAACGAATTAAATAAAACAAAAAAAGCGAATCCTTTTTTAGTTTATTTATCACAATTTAAAGACATTCTTGTAATCATTTTAATGTTCGCTTCTTTATTGTCTTATATTTTTGCTATAATAAGTGGCGTAAGAAATAATTGAAATTTTGATTCAAAATTAGTGGTTGAATTTGTAGAACCCTCTATTATAATGTTTGTTGTTTTATCAAATTCCTTAATAGGAGCCATTCAAGAAATAAAAAGTGCAAAAGCAGTTGATGCTTTAAGCAAATTAAATCCTTTGCAAGCAAAAGTTATGCGAAACGGTTCTTTAATTAATTTAAATTCTTCTGAAATTACTATAGGAGATGTTGTAATTTTAGAAGCTGGAGATGTTGTTCCTGCTGACGGATATTTATTATTTTCTTCTAATTTATCAGCTATTGAAAGCTCCTTAACAGGGGAAAGTGAACCTGCCTATAAAGATTATATGGCAAAAAGAGATTTTGATTTAGCTCTTGGTGATCGTAAATTTATGTTATATTCTTCTTCAATAATTGCAACAGGAACAGGATATTACGTTGTTAGTGCAATTGGTTCTCAAACAGAATTAGGTAAAATATCTTCTTTAGTAAGTTCACAAAAGCAATCTCTTAGTCCTTTACAAATTAAAATTAATAGATTAGGAAAAATTTTTGGATATGTTGGAATAGCCTTATTTTTAGCAAGTATATTGATGCAATTATTATTTGCAATTCCAAATACAGCCCATTTTAAAGACATGTATTTTTGAAGCACAGTAATAGTAAATGGGGTATCTTTAGCAGTTGCTGCCATTCCAGAAGGCTTGATAGCCTTTAGTTCAATAATTCTAGCTATAGGAATTCAAAAAATGGCTAAAAAGAATGCCATAGTAAAAGGATTAATGGCCGTTGAATCATTGGGTAGTTGTGGAATTATATGTTCAGATAAAACAGGAACATTAACTCAAAATAAAATGACTATAGTAAATTTATATGATTTTAAAACAAATAAAATAGACAATTTAAGTAATTTAAAAATAGATAATAGTTTTTTAAAATTAATTGAATATGGTTCATTGTGTTCCGAAGCTAATTTAGTATTTGAAGATGGAGAATATAAACCTGTTGGAGATCCAACGGAAGTTGCCTTTTTATATTCTTTAGAAAAATTTTCTAAATATAAAACTAAAGCCGATTTAATTAATGAATATCATAGAATAAGTGTTTTACCTTTTGATTCAGATCGAAAGTTAATGAGTACTATTAATAAAATTAATGATAAGTATTTAGTTATAGTAAAAGGAGCTCCAGATGTTTTAATTAATAAATCTTTTTTAGATAATAAACAAAAAGATTTAATTTTAAAAAAGAATAATGAATGAGCAAATAATGCTTATAGAGTTCTAGCAATAGCTTCTAAAGAAATTTCTAAAAAAGATTTAGATAAATTTAAAAAATTGAATTCAAATCAAAAAAATGCTTTTTTAGAAAAAGAATTGAATTTTGACGGTTTAGTTGCAATGATTGATCCTCCAAGACAAGAAGCAAAAGACGCTATATCTATTTGTAGAAGTGCTGGAATTAAACCGGTTATGATTACTGGAGATAATATAAATACAGCTATTGCAATAGCAAAAAGTTTAGATATATATCGAGACGGTGATAAAACCATAACAGGAATAGAATTAGATAAAATATCGGATGAAGATTTAGCTAATAGTATTGAGAAGTATTCAGTATATGCTCGTGTTAAACCTGAGGATAAATTAAGAATAGTAAATGCTTGACAAAAACGTAATCAAGTAGTAGCTATGACTGGAGACGGTGTAAATGACGCTCCGGCCTTAAAAAAAGCAGATATAGGCTGTGCTATGGGCATAACAGGAACTGAAGCTTCAAAACAGGCAGCTGATATGATTTTAGCAGATGATAATTTTTCAACAATTGTTAGCGCAGTTAAAAATGGACGTTCGATTTATCAAAAAATAAAAAATGTTATTCAAAACCTTTTAATTACTTCAATAGCTGAAATTATTCTTGTATTTTTTGGTTTAATTATTTTTAAATTAATATTTAATAGTTGAACAGAATTAGCTGGAAAAGAAATATATATATTATCAGCAACACAATTGCTGTGAATTAACTTATTTACTCATGGTTTTCCTGCTATAGCTTTGGGATTGCAAGATTCAAAAGAAAATTATATGAATCAAAGACCAATTTCAAAGTATGAATCTATTTTTGCTAATTATATGGGAATAAACACTTTATGGCAAGGAATTCTAATAGGAATAATGTCCATGGTAGCATATTATTTGGGTGCTTTATGAGCTAAATATAATGATCCTAATAATATTCTTGGAGCCGCTTCAACAGTAGCATTTTTAGTATTAGGAATTACTGCTACATTTAATTCAATAAATTTAATGTCTAAAAAACCTGCTATAATGTCTAACCCTATTTTTTATTGAAAAGTTTATAGTTCGGTCATATTTTCTTTAATATTTCTATTATTAGTAGCTTTTGTTAATCCTATTGCAAAAGTGTTTAAAGGCCATGAGCAATTATCTAATTCTCCTATTTTAATAGCTTATGGATTGGGTATTCCATTAATATTAATACCAATATATTTTGTTCATAAAATAATCTTATTATCAATTGAAAAAAAGAATAATAAATTTAAAAAAATTAAAGAATTTGAAATGATATTAAGCCCTAAAGAAATAAAGCAAATTAATAAAAAATAA
- a CDS encoding diacylglycerol kinase family protein, with translation MLYVLYNLLSKSGKNPRKLFNIVSKTVNTFKKDNLKVIDITKIQDYKKEIDNVKKEDTIVIIGGDGTLTHITDKLRHIKNLPDIYAYKAGTGNDFIRNIKATKEYKVIKRKFYRINEYLHKLPIIKSGNLERSFLNGAGFGLDAMIAKATNDKKNKDGKASFFKVSLDCVKKFKPMDNIKLTIDGKEYIFNKVSLISVMNGPYYGAGMKIAPKANIKKDYLSVTIISNIKTIKLLCVFSLVYSGLHTKVKSVTQLFGKNIKIENIPNNFSQIDGEIFETNNRIEIYKKNAD, from the coding sequence ATGCTATATGTTTTATATAATTTACTATCCAAAAGTGGGAAAAATCCAAGAAAACTTTTTAATATTGTTTCTAAAACAGTTAATACTTTTAAAAAAGATAATTTAAAAGTAATTGACATTACCAAAATTCAAGATTACAAAAAAGAAATTGATAATGTCAAAAAAGAAGACACAATTGTAATAATAGGAGGGGATGGCACTTTAACTCACATTACTGATAAATTAAGACATATAAAAAATCTACCAGATATTTATGCCTATAAAGCGGGTACTGGTAATGATTTTATTAGAAATATAAAAGCAACTAAAGAATACAAAGTAATTAAAAGAAAATTTTATAGAATAAATGAATATTTGCATAAATTACCTATTATTAAATCTGGAAATTTAGAACGAAGTTTTTTAAATGGGGCTGGCTTTGGTCTTGATGCCATGATAGCAAAGGCAACAAATGATAAAAAAAATAAAGATGGAAAAGCTTCTTTTTTTAAGGTTAGTTTAGATTGTGTAAAGAAATTTAAACCTATGGATAATATAAAATTAACTATAGATGGCAAGGAATATATATTTAATAAAGTTAGTTTAATATCAGTAATGAATGGTCCATATTATGGAGCTGGAATGAAAATAGCACCAAAAGCTAATATTAAAAAAGATTATTTAAGTGTAACTATAATTTCAAATATTAAAACTATAAAATTATTATGTGTATTTAGTTTAGTATATTCAGGTTTACACACTAAAGTAAAAAGTGTAACTCAACTATTTGGAAAAAATATTAAAATAGAAAATATACCGAATAATTTTTCTCAAATAGATGGAGAAATATTCGAAACAAACAATAGAATAGAGATATACAAAAAAAATGCAGATTAA
- the lepA gene encoding translation elongation factor 4 — protein sequence MNKKNIRNFAIIAHIDHGKSTLADRILEFTNTVSAREAKPQILDSMDLEQERGITIKLNAIQIKYKDYIFHLIDTPGHVDFTYEVSRSLAACEGAILLVDATQGIQAQTLANVYLAIEHNLEIVPVINKVDLISADPERVKEEIKNIIGIDASDAILISAKTGINIDQVIEAIINRIPAPKEANNSKPLEALIFDSYFDNYRGVVIYARLFNGKINVGDKIYFMQTKKSYTVTELGVKNPNEEKRDELVAGEVGWIAASIRDVKDVAVGDTITQLDNPVAMPLVGYKKMKPVVYTGFYPVDTRDYNALKDALEKISLSDSSIVWEPETSKALGFGFRIGFLGLLHMDVLQERLEREFNLDILATAPSVEFVITLTNGDIEYITNPSLFPDRSLIKSIEEPYIRASIMLTEEYIGPIMELCQSKRGKYINIEYLDDKRRRLIYELPLNETIFDFFDLMKSYSKGYASFDYEHIGLRESDLVKVDIMLNGEKIDALALVVHRDFAYAKSRELTEKLKQVVPRKNFEIPVQAAIGGKIIARETIKAYRKDVTAKLYGGDVTRRQKLLNKQKAGKKRMKQIGSVEVPQEAFLAILKTDTQKKG from the coding sequence ATGAATAAAAAAAATATAAGAAATTTTGCAATTATAGCTCATATCGATCATGGCAAGAGTACATTGGCTGATCGTATTTTAGAATTTACTAATACAGTTTCAGCTCGTGAAGCAAAACCTCAAATCTTAGATTCTATGGATTTAGAGCAAGAGCGGGGAATTACAATTAAACTAAACGCTATTCAAATTAAATATAAAGATTATATTTTTCATTTAATTGACACCCCCGGTCATGTTGATTTCACATATGAAGTTAGTAGAAGTTTAGCTGCATGTGAAGGAGCAATACTTTTAGTTGATGCAACGCAAGGCATTCAAGCTCAAACATTAGCTAATGTTTATTTGGCAATTGAACACAATTTGGAAATAGTTCCTGTTATTAATAAAGTAGATTTAATTAGTGCTGATCCAGAAAGAGTAAAAGAAGAAATAAAAAATATTATTGGAATAGATGCTTCTGATGCTATACTCATATCTGCTAAAACTGGAATAAATATAGATCAAGTTATTGAAGCAATAATTAATCGTATTCCTGCTCCTAAGGAAGCGAATAATTCTAAACCCTTAGAAGCTCTAATATTTGATAGTTATTTTGATAATTACCGAGGGGTAGTTATTTATGCTCGTCTTTTTAATGGAAAAATAAATGTTGGCGACAAAATATATTTTATGCAAACTAAAAAATCATATACAGTTACAGAATTAGGAGTAAAAAATCCTAATGAAGAAAAAAGAGATGAACTTGTAGCTGGAGAAGTAGGATGGATAGCAGCATCTATTCGTGATGTAAAAGATGTCGCTGTCGGTGATACTATTACACAATTAGATAATCCTGTTGCCATGCCATTAGTTGGTTATAAGAAAATGAAGCCAGTTGTTTATACAGGTTTTTATCCTGTTGACACTAGAGATTATAATGCTTTAAAAGATGCTTTAGAAAAAATTAGTTTATCAGATTCTTCTATAGTTTGAGAACCAGAAACTTCAAAAGCTTTAGGATTTGGGTTTAGAATAGGTTTTTTAGGTCTTTTACATATGGATGTTTTGCAAGAAAGACTTGAAAGAGAATTTAATTTAGATATTTTAGCTACAGCTCCATCAGTAGAATTTGTTATTACGTTAACAAATGGTGATATTGAATATATTACTAATCCATCACTTTTCCCTGATCGTAGTTTAATTAAATCAATTGAAGAACCATATATTAGAGCTTCAATTATGCTAACTGAGGAATATATTGGTCCAATTATGGAATTATGCCAATCTAAAAGAGGGAAATATATTAATATTGAATATTTAGATGATAAAAGAAGACGTTTAATTTATGAACTTCCATTAAATGAAACAATTTTTGACTTTTTTGATTTAATGAAAAGTTATTCAAAGGGTTATGCTTCTTTTGATTATGAGCATATTGGGCTACGTGAAAGTGATTTAGTTAAAGTAGATATTATGCTAAATGGTGAAAAAATTGATGCACTTGCTCTAGTAGTTCATAGGGACTTTGCTTATGCAAAGAGTCGTGAATTAACAGAAAAGCTAAAACAAGTAGTTCCAAGAAAAAATTTCGAAATTCCAGTTCAAGCAGCAATTGGGGGTAAAATTATAGCAAGAGAAACAATTAAAGCATATCGTAAAGATGTTACTGCTAAGCTTTATGGTGGCGATGTTACTCGTAGACAAAAATTACTAAATAAACAAAAAGCCGGTAAGAAAAGAATGAAACAAATCGGAAGTGTAGAAGTTCCACAAGAAGCATTTTTGGCTATTTTAAAAACTGATACACAAAAAAAGGGGTAG